One Candidatus Dormiibacterota bacterium genomic window, TGATCGACGGCTTCAACGACATGCTCAGCCAGATCCAGGAGCGCGATCGCGCGCTCGAGGGGGCGCGCGAAGCGCTGGAGCAGAGGGTCCAGGAGCGGACGCGCGAGCTGCAGCAGCAGCTCGCCTACATCCAGCTCCTGCGCACGGTGGCGGAGCTGGCGAACGAGACGACCACCATCGAGGAGCAGCTGCAGGGCTGCCTGAATGCCGTCGGCGGCCTGATCGGATGGCCCGTCGGGCACGTGTACATGCGCTCGCAGGAGGGGCCGGACCAGCTGGTTCCGATGCCGATCTGGCACCTGGAGGACCCGGCGCGGTTCTCCGTGTTTCGTGAGACGACCGAGAGGACGATCCTGAGACGCGGCGAGGGGCTGCCGGGCGCGGTCATGGCGACCGGGGTGCCGGCCTGGGTCAGGGACTTCCCCCTGGAGTCGGACTTTCCCCGGGCGCAGGCGGCGCGGGAGGCCTCGATACGGGCCGGGTTCGCGATCCCGGTCATCGTCGGCGGGGAGGTCGAGGCGGTCCTGGAGTTCTTCACGACCCGGGAGATCGACCGGGACGACAAGCTCCTCCTGGTGATGACCCAGATCGGCACGCAGCTGGGACCGATCATCCAGCGCCGGCGGGCCGAGGTGTCGCTGCGCCGCAGCGAGGAGAAATACCGCTCGCTGGTCGCCAACATTCCGGACGTCACCTGGACCTCCGACTCGAGTGGCCACACGGTGTTCATCAGCCCCAACGTGGAAACGGTGTACGGGTTCACGCCGGAGGAGATCTACGCCGACGCCGGCCTGTGGTTCGCCCGCATCCACCCCGATGACGTCGTCATGGTGAAGGAGGCGTACCGCGGGCTGTTCGAGGCCAACCGGAAGTTCGAGGTCGAGTACCGCATCCGGCGCAAGGACGGCGCCTGGATCTGGCTGTACGACAGGACCCTCGGCACGTACAGGAAAGGGGCGGACACTTACGCCGACGGCAGCTTCACCGACATCACGGCGCGCAAACAGGCCGAGCTGGATCTGCAGAAGGCGAAGGAAGCGGCCGAGCAGGCGAGCCGGGCCAAGAGCGAGTTCCTGGCCAACATGAGCCACGAGATCCGCACGCCGATGAACGGCATCATCGGCATGACCGAGCTCCTCCTCGACGGCCGCATCCGGCCCGAGCAGCGCGAGTACCTGGACATGGTCAAGAGCTCCGCGGACGCCCTCTTGACCCTGATCAACGACATCCTCGACTTCTCGAAGATCGAGGCGGGGCGCTTCGAGATCGAGCCGATCGAGTTCGGTCTGCGCGACTGCCTGGACGACACGATGCGGATCCTCGCGGTGCGCGCCCACGCCAAGGGCCTGGAGCTGGCCTGCCACGTTCTCCCGGAGGTCCCCGACACGGTCGTCGGAGACCCGGGGCGCCTGCGCCAGGTGCTCATCAACCTGGTCGGCAACGCCATCAAGTTCACCGAGCGGGGCGAGGTCGTGGTGCGGGTGGAATCCGACCCCCCCGCGCCGGACCACGTCCAGCTCCGGTTCGCCGTCAGCGACACGGGCATCGGCATACCGAAGGAGAAGCACGAGACGGTCTTCGAGGCCTTCACCCAGGCGGACGGCTCGACCACACGCAAATATGGGGGCACCGGCCTGGGTCTGACCATCTCCTCGCAGCTCGTGGAGCTGATGGGCGGGCGGATCGAGCTGGACAGCGAGGTCAGTCGCGGCAGCACGTTCCGCTTCAGCGGCCGCTTCGGCCTGCAGCTCGGCCGGGCGCCCGCGGCCGCGTCGCAGCTTCCCGTGGAATTGCAGGACCTGCCGGTGCTCGTGGTGGACGACAACGCCACCAACCGCCGCATTCTCGAGGAGATGTTCGAGGCCTGGCGCATGAAACCCGTGACGGTGGACGGCGGAGAGAAGGCCCTGGCGACGCTGCGGGGCGCCGCCCGCCGCGGCCGGCCCTTCCGCCTCGTGGTCCTGGACGCCAACATGCCCGGCATGGACGGCTTCACGGTC contains:
- a CDS encoding response regulator, with translation MIAFKDLSIKRKLTLLMMLTSCAALLLACLGFMTYELVTMRQTMAQELSTLAGIIADNSTAALSFKDSKAAEETLATLGAKQQIVAAAIFGPDDVLFARYLRPGAGAEAIPRSPEAGGYRFESRRLLLFGPVLMDNERIGTVYLVSDLSLMVLRIQRYLVIVLVVMAASGILALLLASRLQGVISEPILDLVGATRLVAMEKNYAVRAPRHSRDEVGLLIDGFNDMLSQIQERDRALEGAREALEQRVQERTRELQQQLAYIQLLRTVAELANETTTIEEQLQGCLNAVGGLIGWPVGHVYMRSQEGPDQLVPMPIWHLEDPARFSVFRETTERTILRRGEGLPGAVMATGVPAWVRDFPLESDFPRAQAAREASIRAGFAIPVIVGGEVEAVLEFFTTREIDRDDKLLLVMTQIGTQLGPIIQRRRAEVSLRRSEEKYRSLVANIPDVTWTSDSSGHTVFISPNVETVYGFTPEEIYADAGLWFARIHPDDVVMVKEAYRGLFEANRKFEVEYRIRRKDGAWIWLYDRTLGTYRKGADTYADGSFTDITARKQAELDLQKAKEAAEQASRAKSEFLANMSHEIRTPMNGIIGMTELLLDGRIRPEQREYLDMVKSSADALLTLINDILDFSKIEAGRFEIEPIEFGLRDCLDDTMRILAVRAHAKGLELACHVLPEVPDTVVGDPGRLRQVLINLVGNAIKFTERGEVVVRVESDPPAPDHVQLRFAVSDTGIGIPKEKHETVFEAFTQADGSTTRKYGGTGLGLTISSQLVELMGGRIELDSEVSRGSTFRFSGRFGLQLGRAPAAASQLPVELQDLPVLVVDDNATNRRILEEMFEAWRMKPVTVDGGEKALATLRGAARRGRPFRLVVLDANMPGMDGFTVAERIHRDRDLKGLDLIMLTSGGQRGEAARCREVGISAYLTKPTRRSELLDLIMTVLHPPAAGARRSRLITRHTLREEKRRLRILLVEDNPVNRAVAARMLERRGHKVTIAHTGREALDLSRARAFEVALMDLQMPEMGGLEATAAIRERERTTGKHLKIVAMTAHAMKGDRERCLAAGMDGYLAKPIQAKDLFEVLDGVLSQKPLEEVSPGGAPAPAQAPASSRRGGVIDEEALMARLDGDTGLLAEVVDLFFESAPRLMRDLKKALEARDATSVERAAHTLKGAVANFGARAVFEATMRMERLGHDGDLTGARRAWTPLEKEMGRLKKALARLAEEHAA